A window from Dethiosulfovibrio salsuginis encodes these proteins:
- a CDS encoding ParB N-terminal domain-containing protein encodes MTQEPFRIQPDLQAYIDPLSEEELRMLEESILAEGVRDPLVVWKEENVLVDGHHRKSICDKHGISYSVVYRSFESKEQAKAWMDLNQLGRRNLSRDHRNELIRRLAANGVRQKEIAEKVGLTRTAVNKIVGGVKNSHLPDEIKTLNLNQTSALAELARLQAEIDSLLTTKKENQTTVEYLRRKLAEKPQEIEVTKEVTKEVEVVKEVLPMETQERLKLLEAKEREATEKLREKERIERELQKAQHELNQYRSVESDLKAMEKKKARLEEEIRKVKEEKACSVTEVTFTRIIDSIEKAGMVKTMVTNMAEEGTLTEQQLDRLSRCLQNLIAEAKDALIVAETMRPKALRGGGIRVL; translated from the coding sequence ATGACCCAAGAGCCATTCAGGATACAGCCTGATTTACAGGCGTACATAGACCCACTCTCGGAGGAAGAACTTCGGATGTTGGAAGAATCGATCCTTGCGGAGGGGGTTAGAGATCCCCTAGTGGTCTGGAAAGAAGAAAACGTCTTGGTGGACGGTCACCATAGGAAATCCATCTGCGACAAACATGGAATCTCATACTCGGTGGTCTATCGGTCCTTCGAGTCAAAAGAGCAAGCGAAGGCATGGATGGACCTGAACCAGCTGGGACGACGCAACCTATCCAGAGATCATCGGAATGAGCTTATCCGGCGACTGGCGGCTAATGGAGTAAGGCAGAAGGAGATTGCGGAGAAGGTGGGGCTTACGAGAACGGCAGTAAACAAGATAGTAGGGGGTGTGAAAAACTCACATTTACCCGACGAAATAAAAACCCTAAACCTTAACCAAACCTCAGCATTAGCGGAACTAGCAAGGCTCCAAGCGGAGATAGATAGCCTCCTCACGACGAAGAAAGAGAACCAGACCACCGTTGAATACCTGCGTCGGAAGCTGGCAGAGAAACCGCAGGAGATCGAGGTCACCAAAGAGGTCACCAAGGAAGTGGAGGTCGTGAAAGAGGTCCTGCCGATGGAGACCCAAGAGAGGTTGAAGCTCCTGGAGGCAAAGGAACGGGAGGCAACGGAGAAGCTCAGGGAAAAGGAGCGGATAGAGAGGGAGTTGCAGAAAGCCCAGCATGAGTTGAACCAGTATCGCTCCGTCGAATCGGATCTGAAAGCCATGGAGAAAAAGAAAGCCCGGCTGGAGGAGGAGATCCGGAAGGTCAAGGAAGAAAAGGCTTGTAGCGTAACAGAGGTCACCTTCACCAGGATTATCGATTCCATAGAAAAGGCGGGGATGGTCAAAACGATGGTCACCAACATGGCAGAAGAGGGGACCTTAACGGAACAGCAGTTGGACAGGCTTTCAAGGTGTTTACAGAACCTCATAGCAGAGGCTAAAGACGCTCTAATTGTGGCAGAGACGATGCGCCCAAAGGCATTACGTGGAGGTGGGATACGTGTTCTCTAG
- a CDS encoding helix-turn-helix transcriptional regulator gives MGLDAALSETMKDVLMPQFEALLSEMQVMKEAIDSLRQEIDFIRHPDRIIKKKEAAELLGVCSREIERMVARGDLPQMKLNGNKNSPALFYRMDVLRLLKVPEPNRDITQRR, from the coding sequence ATGGGATTAGATGCGGCCTTGAGCGAGACGATGAAAGATGTGCTGATGCCACAGTTTGAGGCTCTTTTGTCGGAGATGCAGGTAATGAAAGAGGCTATTGATTCGTTGAGGCAGGAGATCGACTTTATCCGTCACCCCGACCGGATCATCAAGAAGAAGGAGGCGGCGGAGCTATTGGGAGTTTGTAGTCGGGAGATCGAGCGGATGGTGGCTAGGGGAGACCTACCCCAGATGAAGCTAAACGGCAATAAAAACAGTCCAGCTCTTTTCTACAGGATGGATGTTCTCAGGCTGCTGAAGGTTCCCGAGCCCAATAGGGATATCACACAAAGGAGGTAA